The Cohnella abietis genome has a segment encoding these proteins:
- a CDS encoding sensor histidine kinase, translating into MRAYKSDGYKLAIAIIILLTLTALMGSTNVMAKEQATSYSEPLLLSDNALTYIVNEHMDVLPDSNREWSLTDIQTTELQSKFQPANGKSAFGYAASSYWIRLKVENQSTSEQWEISLINPLMDKIQVFAPSIQGSTPYTDLKRQYPTYAINLPPGQAATLYIHCETWGSMIIPLRIAEQSTTYESVSIESLLYGLYYGMILLIIVYMFSIYITFRNPSYLYYILYIFCFSLAQFVWNGLARPIFQSGFLTEHMERSLMLSGPANTYDFFFIMSVGFGFLAIRKILVPQNYFPLMDFFCRWMIIICAVMVVGVFFFYSFGIAPYLIWFKMLINFMVPVVIIGCAWKGNSLAKYLSIAILPLLIIGGPSILLSFGLLPDNVLTHFGMQFGSATEFLIMSLVLYEHVSRLQKSQAKAQNDVVVRLENWNEALQKTVEDQTVSLKVTNNELIAAQQSRTRLLQNISHDIRSPLNYVQGGIQALMQKIVKQPEQQAKILGNVYDKVIDVNRFIDDFLQLSRQQGLQERQALQSVVFHEYMTAVFEELAIEIEYMGLHCDVIVETANLEARIVIDPRLLQRAIANLVSNACKFTPRGGTITLKAALGQKIGIIMVQDTGQGIAQEHLDHIFRRHYKAGEAQGSGLGLDIAKGIVERSGGEIWVESELEVGSRFYFTVPLAED; encoded by the coding sequence ATGCGAGCATACAAGAGTGATGGCTACAAGCTTGCTATAGCCATTATTATTCTCCTGACATTGACTGCTCTTATGGGCTCAACGAATGTAATGGCAAAGGAACAAGCAACAAGTTATTCAGAGCCATTACTTTTATCGGACAATGCACTTACATATATCGTTAACGAGCATATGGACGTCCTGCCAGACAGTAACCGTGAATGGTCGCTTACTGATATACAAACGACGGAGCTTCAGAGCAAATTCCAGCCTGCTAACGGCAAGTCAGCTTTTGGTTACGCTGCGTCCTCCTATTGGATTCGACTTAAAGTAGAAAATCAATCTACTAGCGAGCAATGGGAGATAAGCTTGATAAACCCCCTAATGGATAAAATACAGGTTTTTGCTCCCAGTATACAAGGCTCAACCCCCTATACAGACCTAAAACGACAGTATCCCACCTATGCAATTAACCTACCTCCTGGACAGGCTGCTACTCTATATATTCATTGTGAAACATGGGGATCGATGATCATACCCTTGCGTATAGCAGAACAGTCGACTACTTATGAATCTGTAAGTATTGAATCCTTATTATATGGTTTGTATTACGGTATGATTCTGCTCATTATCGTGTATATGTTCTCCATTTATATTACTTTTCGCAACCCGTCCTATCTCTATTATATTCTCTATATTTTTTGTTTTAGCTTAGCGCAGTTTGTCTGGAACGGGCTGGCACGCCCAATTTTCCAATCCGGATTTTTAACGGAGCATATGGAGAGAAGCCTTATGCTGAGTGGTCCGGCCAATACGTATGATTTTTTCTTCATTATGAGTGTAGGCTTCGGGTTTCTGGCGATTAGAAAAATATTGGTTCCGCAAAATTACTTCCCCTTAATGGATTTTTTCTGTCGGTGGATGATTATTATTTGTGCCGTAATGGTTGTCGGTGTGTTCTTCTTTTATTCCTTTGGAATTGCCCCGTATTTGATCTGGTTTAAAATGTTAATTAATTTTATGGTGCCGGTCGTCATTATTGGCTGTGCGTGGAAAGGAAATAGCTTAGCGAAGTATCTTTCTATCGCTATTTTGCCGCTGCTGATCATTGGAGGCCCCAGTATACTGCTATCATTTGGATTGCTTCCTGACAATGTACTGACGCACTTTGGTATGCAATTCGGATCGGCAACTGAATTCCTCATTATGTCACTTGTTTTGTATGAGCACGTTTCAAGATTGCAGAAAAGCCAAGCTAAAGCTCAGAATGATGTCGTAGTTAGGCTGGAGAATTGGAACGAGGCTTTGCAGAAAACAGTAGAAGATCAAACTGTAAGCCTGAAGGTGACGAACAACGAGCTCATTGCTGCTCAACAGTCGCGTACACGGCTTCTGCAAAATATCTCCCATGATATTCGTAGTCCGCTCAATTATGTACAAGGCGGCATTCAAGCGCTTATGCAGAAAATAGTGAAACAGCCTGAGCAGCAGGCAAAAATATTAGGCAATGTATACGATAAAGTTATCGATGTTAATCGTTTTATAGATGATTTTTTGCAGTTGAGCCGCCAGCAAGGCTTGCAGGAAAGGCAGGCTCTGCAGAGCGTTGTTTTCCATGAATATATGACCGCTGTTTTTGAAGAGCTTGCCATAGAAATTGAGTATATGGGGTTACATTGTGATGTTATTGTGGAAACCGCTAATCTCGAAGCGAGGATAGTCATCGATCCCCGTTTGCTACAACGAGCAATAGCGAATTTGGTTAGTAATGCATGTAAATTTACGCCTAGGGGCGGGACAATAACGCTTAAAGCAGCTTTAGGACAAAAAATCGGTATTATTATGGTTCAAGATACAGGGCAAGGTATTGCGCAAGAGCATCTGGATCATATTTTTCGCAGGCATTATAAGGCTGGGGAAGCTCAGGGTAGTGGGTTGGGCTTAGATATTGCTAAGGGAATTGTT